A single Hemiscyllium ocellatum isolate sHemOce1 unplaced genomic scaffold, sHemOce1.pat.X.cur. scaffold_775_pat_ctg1, whole genome shotgun sequence DNA region contains:
- the LOC132814266 gene encoding trichohyalin-like, protein ERENDDRERENDDRERERTTERERQREQRHREQRHREQRHREQRHREQRHREQRHREQRHREQRHREQRHREQRHREQRHREQRHREQRHREQRHREQRHREQRHREQRHREQRHREQRHREQRHREQRHREQRHREQRHREQRHREQRHREQRHREQRQREQRQREQRQREQRQREQRQREQRQREQRQREQRQREQRQREQRQREQRQREQRQREQRQREQRQREQRQREQRQREQRQREQRQREQRQREQRHRERERRHRERERRHRESDDRERERERRHRERERRHRESDDTERERRHRERA, encoded by the exons gagagagagaacgacgacagagagagagagaacgacgacagagagagagagagaacgacagagagagaacgacagag AGAACAACGACACAGAGAACAACGACACAGAGAACAACGACACAGAGAACAACGACACAGAGAACAACGACACAGAGAACAACGACACAGAGAACAACGACACAGAGAACAACGACACAGAGAACAACGACACAGAGAACAACGACACAGAGAACAACGACACAGAGAACAACGACACAGAGAACAACGACACAGAGAACAACGACACAGAGAACAACGACACAGAGAACAACGACACAGAGAACAACGACACAGAGAACAACGACACAGAGAACAACGACACAGAGAACAACGACACAGAGAACAACGACACAGAGAACAACGACACAGAGAACAACGACACAGAGAACAACGACACAGAGAACAACGACACAGAGAACAACGACACAGAGAACAACGACAGAGGGAGCAACGACAGAGGGAGCAACGACAGAGGGAGCAACGACAGAGGGAGCAACGACAGAGGGAGCAACGACAGAGGGAGCAACGACAGAGGGAGCAACGACAGAGGGAGCAACGACAGAGGGAGCAACGACAGAGGGAGCAACGACAGAGGGAGCAACGACAGAGGGAGCAACGACAGAGGGAGCAACGACAGAGGGAGCAACGACAGAGGGAGCAACGACAGAGGGAGCAACGACAGAGGGAGCAACGACAGAGGGAGCAACGACAGAGGGAGcaacgacacagagagaga gagcgacgacacagagagagagagcgacgacacagagagagcgacgacagagagaga gagagagagcgacgacacagagagagagagcgacgacacagagagagcgacgacacagagagagagcgacgacacagagagagagcg